Part of the Thermodesulfobacteriota bacterium genome, AGACTGGTTTCTCTCAAGTGTCGGCTGGGTTTATTGTACCGGTTTATAGAAAGAGTATAAGGTGATTGGAGGATTAGGCAATAATAAGGGAGTTCCGGGTATTCAGAAAATGCAGCCGGATTGTAGACTGAATCTTATCGAAACCAAAACCCGTAAACAAAAAGAGGAGGCAGTAATGAGCAGAAGCATTGAAGGTAAGGTTATCGCGATCACGGGGGCCAGCAGCGGAATAGGCGAGGCCACGGCGCGGCTTCTTGCCGGGAGCGGCGCGAGGGTAGTCCTCGGCGCACGCCGCACGGAGAGGCTCGAAGGCATAGTGAGAGACATACGGGGAAAGGGCGGCACGGCGGAGTTCAGGGAGCTAGACGTCAGGAGCCGCGAAGATACCGCGGCATTCGTCGATTTCGCCGGGGAAAAATTCGGGTGGCTGGACGTTATATTCAACAACGCCGGCGTTATGCCGCTTTCGCCGATGAGCGCGCTCAAGACGGACGAATGGGATAACATGATAGACGTCAACATACGCGGGGTTCTAAACGGCATTGCAGCGGCGCTTCCGGTCATGGAGGCCCAGGGCGGCGGGCATATAATCAACAACGCATCCATAGGCGCGCACGTGGTCGTGCCGACGGGGGCCGTGTACTGCGGGACGAAATATGCCGTATGGGCGATTTCCGAGGGGCTCCGCCAGGAATCTAAAAACGTGCGCGTCACGATCATATCGCCGGGCGTGATCGAGACCGAGCTCGGCTCGGACATCACGGACGACACCGCGAAGGGCGCCCTCGAAGAGTTCAGGAAGATATCGCTTACGCCGGATGCGATTGCCGGGGCGGTGCTTTACGCGGCGTCGCAGCCGGACAACGTGGACGTAAACGAGATTATCGTTCGCCCGACAGCGAGCGCTTTTTGAGGGATAATTAATCCAAAGAAATTAGACAGAAAGGAGGCAGCAATGAAAATCGCAATCGTAACCGGTGGGAGCAGGGGACTCGGGAAGAGCATGTGCCTTCACATAGCCGACGGGGGGCACGACGTCCTGCTGACATACCGCAGCCGTAAGGACGAGGCGGATGCCGTCGTCTCCGGGATTCAAAAGAAGGGCCGGAAGGCCGCGGCTCTCAAGCTCGACGCCGGAGATTCCGCGTCGTTCGGCGCTTTCGCCGAGTCGGTAAGGAGCATGCTCGGAGAAGCCTGGGGCAGGGACAACTTCGATTTCCTCGTCAACAATGCGGGTATAGGGATAAGCGCTCCTGTAACGGAGACTACGGAGGAGCAGTTCGACACCCTCTGCAACATTCATTTAAAGGGCGTTTTCTTCCTGACGCAGAAGCTTCTCCCTCTCATGGCGGACGGCGGGGGCATCGTGAACGTGTCCACGGGCCTCGCGCGCTTCACTCTCCCGGGCTATGCCGCCTACGCGTCGATGAAAGGGGCGGTAGAGGTTCTCACCCGCTACATGGCAAAGGAGCTCGGCCCGAGGGGAATCAGGGTGAACACGATCGCGCCCGGCGCGATAGAGACTGATTTCGAAGGCGGCGCGGTGAGGGACAACGAGCACATCAATGCATTCATCGCCTCGCAGACGGCCCTCGGAAGGGTGGGGCTTCCGGACGACGTAGGGAGCGCCGTCGCGGCGCTTTTGTCGGACGACGCGCGCTGGATAAACGGGCAGCGCGTCGAAGTCTCCGGCGGTATGTTCCTATAGGGGTAAACGCAGGGCTGCCGCAAGGCGGCCTTGCCTTATTTACGGTTTGGTTTGTCCGGGGATTGGGACTCTGGAGCGGGCGACGGGATTCGAACCCGCGACCCTAAGCTTGGGAAGCTTATGCTCTACCAGCTGAGCT contains:
- a CDS encoding SDR family oxidoreductase; amino-acid sequence: MSRSIEGKVIAITGASSGIGEATARLLAGSGARVVLGARRTERLEGIVRDIRGKGGTAEFRELDVRSREDTAAFVDFAGEKFGWLDVIFNNAGVMPLSPMSALKTDEWDNMIDVNIRGVLNGIAAALPVMEAQGGGHIINNASIGAHVVVPTGAVYCGTKYAVWAISEGLRQESKNVRVTIISPGVIETELGSDITDDTAKGALEEFRKISLTPDAIAGAVLYAASQPDNVDVNEIIVRPTASAF
- a CDS encoding SDR family oxidoreductase, which gives rise to MKIAIVTGGSRGLGKSMCLHIADGGHDVLLTYRSRKDEADAVVSGIQKKGRKAAALKLDAGDSASFGAFAESVRSMLGEAWGRDNFDFLVNNAGIGISAPVTETTEEQFDTLCNIHLKGVFFLTQKLLPLMADGGGIVNVSTGLARFTLPGYAAYASMKGAVEVLTRYMAKELGPRGIRVNTIAPGAIETDFEGGAVRDNEHINAFIASQTALGRVGLPDDVGSAVAALLSDDARWINGQRVEVSGGMFL